From one Maritimibacter sp. DP1N21-5 genomic stretch:
- a CDS encoding LytTR family DNA-binding domain-containing protein yields MIAGTRQIRSKGRDVQDLLRGYILSLPCIGFALFSGAFVAFTTPGGLLEAHPIWLRLAVNFGHITLFLGFSYAVLPMLFRKAFAAGWPILWVQIASYLGLSVLVAANFALLDGAALYSWTMAFHFATVLMITAISVIVGLLLFWVVALPKAGIDVTPAQLWYFRPVGDCRLQPHLSFDTRGRVLRLTAENQYVRVLTDNGEELLRMTLAEAADLVPPETGLRIHRSHWVAKDQFAALRFESGNPRLTLVDGQNLPVSRNMVEAIRDILSARSLPAHAA; encoded by the coding sequence ATGATCGCAGGCACACGGCAGATCAGGTCCAAGGGACGTGACGTGCAAGACCTGTTGCGCGGCTATATCCTGTCGCTTCCCTGCATAGGATTCGCCCTGTTTTCGGGCGCCTTCGTCGCCTTCACGACTCCTGGCGGGCTACTGGAAGCTCATCCCATCTGGCTTCGGCTGGCCGTCAATTTTGGACATATCACCCTCTTTCTGGGCTTCAGCTATGCCGTCCTTCCAATGCTCTTTCGCAAGGCCTTCGCAGCCGGCTGGCCGATCCTCTGGGTCCAGATCGCGAGCTATCTGGGTCTGTCGGTCCTCGTTGCCGCGAACTTTGCGCTGCTCGACGGTGCCGCGCTTTATTCCTGGACCATGGCCTTTCACTTCGCGACCGTCCTGATGATCACCGCGATCTCGGTGATCGTTGGCCTGCTCCTGTTCTGGGTCGTGGCCCTGCCCAAGGCGGGCATCGACGTGACCCCTGCACAACTCTGGTATTTCCGCCCGGTCGGAGACTGCCGCTTGCAGCCGCACCTCAGCTTCGACACCCGCGGCCGCGTGCTGCGCCTGACCGCCGAGAACCAATATGTGCGCGTGCTCACCGACAATGGGGAAGAACTTCTGCGCATGACCCTGGCCGAGGCCGCGGACCTCGTGCCGCCCGAGACTGGGCTGCGCATCCACCGGTCCCATTGGGTCGCCAAGGATCAATTCGCCGCGCTTCGCTTCGAATCCGGCAACCCGAGGCTCACCCTGGTCGACGGGCAGAACCTCCCCGTGAGCCGGAACATGGTCGAGGCAATTCGCGACATCCTCTCCGCAAGATCGCTTCCCGCTCACGCAGCGTGA